One Alnus glutinosa chromosome 3, dhAlnGlut1.1, whole genome shotgun sequence genomic region harbors:
- the LOC133863870 gene encoding AP2-like ethylene-responsive transcription factor At1g16060 isoform X2, whose translation MGKSSGNNTNNNAATTTPATKVKRTRKSVPRDSPSQRSSIYRGVTRHRWTGRYEAHLWDKNCWNASQNKKGRQGAYDEEAAAAHAYDLAALKYWGHETILNFPLSTYQEELQEMEGQSKEEYIGALRRKSSGFSRGVSKYRGVARHHHNGRWEARIGRVFGNKYLYLGTYATQEEAATAYDMAAIEYRGLNAVTNFDLSRYIKWLRPSNQNNPNNDSQQNQNVEVNPTTPDPNLSFQASSSAASDTTVTPARPGGGGSASSALGLLLQSSKFKEMLERTSVLNSSTPSTPQESDPPRRSFPDDIQTYFDCQDDSGSYAGEGDDIIFGDLNSIASPIFHCELDP comes from the exons ATGGGGAAAAGCTCCGGCAACAACACTAATAACAACGCCGCCACTACTACTCCGGCAACCAAGGTGAAGCGGACGCGCAAAAGTGTCCCGCGCGACTCTCCTTCACAGCGCAGTTCCATCTACCGCGGCGTCACGAG GCATCGGTGGACCGGACGTTATGAAGCTCACTTGTGGGATAAGAATTGCTGGAATGCGTCTCAGAACAAGAAGGGAAGACAAG GGGCATATGATGAGGAAGCAGCGGCAGCACATGCATATGACTTGGCAGCATTGAAGTACTGGGGACATGAAACCATTCTCAATTTTCCG CTATCAACCTACCAAGAAGAACTTCAAGAAATGGAGGGTCAATCAAAAGAAGAATACATTGGGGCTTTGAGGAG AAAAAGTAGTGGGTTTTCCCGTGGGGTCTCCAAGTATAGAGGCGTCGCAAG ACACCATCACAACGGAAGGTGGGAAGCTCGCATTGGCAGAGTGTTCGGCAACAAATATCTCTATCTTGGAACTTATG CTACTCAGGAAGAAGCAGCCACGGCATATGACATGGCTGCCATAGAGTACCGTGGACTTAACGCCGTTACAAACTTTGACCTCAGCCGTTACATCAAGTGGCTACGTCCTAGTAATCAAAATAACCCTAACAACGACTCTCAACAAAACCAAAACGTTGAGGTGAATCCAACCACACCAGATCCCAATCTGTCCTTCCAAGCCAGCTCAAGTGCTGCAAGCGACACAACCGTAACTCCGGCGAGGCCCGGCGGCGGTGGCTCGGCATCGTCGGCGCTTGGGCTTTTGTTGCAGTCCTCCAAGTTTAAGGAAATGCTGGAGAGAACGTCGGTGCTCAACAGTAGTACTCCGTCAACGCCTCAGGAATCAGACCCACCGCGTCGGAGCTTTCCCGATGATATCCAAACCTACTTTGACTGCCAAGATGACTCAGGGAGCTATGCCGGCGAGGGTGATGACATTATCTTTGGGGACCTAAACTCAATTGCCTCACCAATTTTTCATTGTGAACTTGATCCTTGA
- the LOC133863870 gene encoding AP2-like ethylene-responsive transcription factor At1g16060 isoform X1, giving the protein MGKSSGNNTNNNAATTTPATKVKRTRKSVPRDSPSQRSSIYRGVTRHRWTGRYEAHLWDKNCWNASQNKKGRQVYLGAYDEEAAAAHAYDLAALKYWGHETILNFPLSTYQEELQEMEGQSKEEYIGALRRKSSGFSRGVSKYRGVARHHHNGRWEARIGRVFGNKYLYLGTYATQEEAATAYDMAAIEYRGLNAVTNFDLSRYIKWLRPSNQNNPNNDSQQNQNVEVNPTTPDPNLSFQASSSAASDTTVTPARPGGGGSASSALGLLLQSSKFKEMLERTSVLNSSTPSTPQESDPPRRSFPDDIQTYFDCQDDSGSYAGEGDDIIFGDLNSIASPIFHCELDP; this is encoded by the exons ATGGGGAAAAGCTCCGGCAACAACACTAATAACAACGCCGCCACTACTACTCCGGCAACCAAGGTGAAGCGGACGCGCAAAAGTGTCCCGCGCGACTCTCCTTCACAGCGCAGTTCCATCTACCGCGGCGTCACGAG GCATCGGTGGACCGGACGTTATGAAGCTCACTTGTGGGATAAGAATTGCTGGAATGCGTCTCAGAACAAGAAGGGAAGACAAG TATATCTAG GGGCATATGATGAGGAAGCAGCGGCAGCACATGCATATGACTTGGCAGCATTGAAGTACTGGGGACATGAAACCATTCTCAATTTTCCG CTATCAACCTACCAAGAAGAACTTCAAGAAATGGAGGGTCAATCAAAAGAAGAATACATTGGGGCTTTGAGGAG AAAAAGTAGTGGGTTTTCCCGTGGGGTCTCCAAGTATAGAGGCGTCGCAAG ACACCATCACAACGGAAGGTGGGAAGCTCGCATTGGCAGAGTGTTCGGCAACAAATATCTCTATCTTGGAACTTATG CTACTCAGGAAGAAGCAGCCACGGCATATGACATGGCTGCCATAGAGTACCGTGGACTTAACGCCGTTACAAACTTTGACCTCAGCCGTTACATCAAGTGGCTACGTCCTAGTAATCAAAATAACCCTAACAACGACTCTCAACAAAACCAAAACGTTGAGGTGAATCCAACCACACCAGATCCCAATCTGTCCTTCCAAGCCAGCTCAAGTGCTGCAAGCGACACAACCGTAACTCCGGCGAGGCCCGGCGGCGGTGGCTCGGCATCGTCGGCGCTTGGGCTTTTGTTGCAGTCCTCCAAGTTTAAGGAAATGCTGGAGAGAACGTCGGTGCTCAACAGTAGTACTCCGTCAACGCCTCAGGAATCAGACCCACCGCGTCGGAGCTTTCCCGATGATATCCAAACCTACTTTGACTGCCAAGATGACTCAGGGAGCTATGCCGGCGAGGGTGATGACATTATCTTTGGGGACCTAAACTCAATTGCCTCACCAATTTTTCATTGTGAACTTGATCCTTGA
- the LOC133864354 gene encoding tubby-like protein 8, giving the protein MSGYKKSSMPRQSSYNSLYVNPLNDLKHSRSCSEGGGGGIFTDNKENVVPNRKQNEKAVFVGGDKENAVPANGSASAPRRFANVKSFSTNGRVLKPSSLQFCMQMNEPDKSFGSRIWDPAESETSSSLKIWDYSDSEAAPASSWSTLPNRSLLCRPLPLDVGRCTCVIVKEASPEGLDGGTLYSLYTNEGKGRQDRKLAVAHHKRHNGKSEFTIAQNTKGILSSSDDGFIGAVTANLMGSKYHIWDQGRHLNSPTSQSKSLLAVVRFIPTIATCTGSYRSMMAYIPKHQSMLLKSTTQVQHIHGLPKDWEEKVDRVHQLFSRVPHYNKILKQYELDYRDRGRAGLRIQSSVKNFQLTLEENGKQTVLQLGRVGKSKYVMDYRYPLTGFQAFCICLASIDSKLCCFL; this is encoded by the exons ATGAGTGGTTACAAGAAATCCTCAATGCCTCGGCAATCCTCGTACAACTCCCTCTATGTCAACCCTCTCAACGACCTCAAACACAGCCGTAGCTGCAGCGAAGGCGGTGGTGGGGGCATATTCACCGACAACAAAGAGAACGTCGTGCCCAACAGGAAACAAAATGAAAAGGCTGTCTTTGTTGGCGGTGACAAAGAGAATGCGGTTCCCGCAAATGGGTCTGCTTCTGCGCCCAGGCGGTTCGCGAATGTCAAGTCTTTCTCTACAAACGGGAGGGTCTTGAAGCCCTCCTCGCTTCAGTTTTGCATGCAAATGAACGAGCCCGATAAGTCTTTTGGGTCTAGGATTTGGGACCCGGCCGAGTCGGAGACTTCAAGTTCTTTGAAAATTTGGGACTACTCGGATTCGGAGGCCGCTCCGGCTTCTTCTTGGTCTACACTGCCTAATAG GTCTTTGTTGTGTAGGCCATTGCCTCTGGATGTAGGAAGGTGTACTTGTGTAATTGTGAAAGAAGCATCGCCAGAGGGACTAGATGGGGGTACTCTATATTCTCTTTATACCAAT gaaggtaaaggacGACAGGATCGGAAACTAGCCGTCGCCCACCACAAGCGGCATAATGGGAAGTCTGAGTTTACTATAGCTCAGAATACAAAAGGAATATTGTCTAGTTCAGATGATGGTTTTATTGGGGCTGTCACAGCTAACCTCATGGGTTCTAAATACCATATTTGGGATCAG GGGAGACACCTTAATTCTCCAACAAGTCAGTCTAAATCACTTCTGGCTGTTGTCAG ATTCATACCTACGATAGCTACCTGTACAGGAAGTTACAGAAGCATGATGGCATATATACCCAAGCACCAATCCATGTTGCTTAAGAGCACAACTCAG GTACAACACATTCATGGACTGCCAAAGGATTGGGAGGAAAAAGTGGACAGAGTTCATCAGCTATTCTCAAGAGTTCCGCATTACAACAAA ATTTTAAAGCAATATGAGTTAGACTACAGAGACAGGGGAAGAGCTGGACTTAGAATCCAAAGCTCAGTGAAGAATTTCCAGCTGACTTTGGAG GAGAATGGAAAGCAAACAGTCCTGCAGCTTGGAAGGGTGGGGAAGTCCAAATATGTGATGGATTACAG ATATCCTTTGACGGGTTTCCAAGCGTTCTGCATATGTTTGGCTTCAATTGATTCAAAGCTTTGTTGCTTCTTGTGA